ATGAACAGGGTGCGCTTCATGTAGTCTTCACCAACGAGTTTTTCTTCAAGGACGATATCTTCTTCGTAGTGTTCGATCAGGGGATTTGGTCGCTTCCCATTAAGGTTTCCAAGACAACGGGTGCTTCCCGCCTGGCCGACCTTGCTATCGACCATCAGGGAACGGTTCATGCTGTCTGGACCGATGAAACCCCCGGTTATGAAGTGATCTATCACGGTTGGTTCGAGGAGACCTGGCTCAACGAACCGATTCAAAATGCTCGAGGCGCGACACCGGTATTGGTGGCGGATGGTCAGGATCCTGAGGGGCTTCATCTCGCCTTCCAATCCAGCGGGATCGGAGTTGCTGCCAAGGATATCTACCACCTGAAGGGCAAGATCTACGAGTGGACATTGCCAGAAAATGTTTCGATTTCATCGGAAACGGACTCCATCGACGTCGCTTTGACCCTCGATTCTGACAATCGTGTCCACATGGTTTGGCAAGAGGTGGAGGGGGATACCAGCCGGGTTCGTTACGTGAAGGGCAACCCGAGTGGGTGGGAATATCCTGAGGATGTGTCGGTTCCTGGAATCGATGCCCGTCAGCCTGCCATTCTGGCAACCCAGGGGACTCAGATCAGTGTTGTCTGGCGGGAAGGAAATACCATTGTATTTCGCTGGCGCAGGGGAGATGTCCCCAACTGGCACGTGCCCGATCCAGTGATCGCCAACGACAGCGGACTTGCCGACATGGTCATGGAAGGTGGTGCTGATGGAGCGCTCTACGTCGCATGGAGCGGCGCTGCCAACGGCAGCGAGCGTGATATCTTCTCCTCCCGACATGCACCCTTGTATCAACCCAAGGTATTTCTGCCGGGCATCGAAGTCGATCACTGACCTGTTTGGCAGCTTGATTCTTTCGTACCGACAGCACTTCCCGTAGCCTATACGCGAAAACGCTCACCCTTCAAGGGTGGGCGTCGTACTGTGCGCACTGAAACGCTTCGGGTGGCTATCGCATCAACATCGAGAAAACGCCTGAGGTGAGCAAAGTCGAACTGTTGTCGATAGCGCGCTCATCGAAGCGATGCGGGGCCATCAATGGCAATTGACCACTGACAATTGGCTAAGCGCTTACGACCGAATTGTCGCTTCCATGGATGTTTGGCACAAAGCGGTCGGCATGCCAGTCATTGTGCCAGATGGACTGGTCGACCAAATAGCGGAACTGGTACTCCCGACCTCTCGCCAGCTCCAGTTGCACAGTCCAGATACCGGTTCGTTTATCTTTCCCCATTGGCGTCGCAAGTTCATCCCACTCGTTAAAGTCGCCCACCAGGTGTACCTGGCGCGCTCGTGTGGCGGCTGGATACTCGAATGCGATCAGCACTGTATTGGGGTTGGAAGTATGCTCTCGACGAATCATTCTATGGATATATCCAGATCATAGGGATTTCTACCTGGAAGCAGCATTGCTGGTAGCATAGCATAATCCCCATATCAAGGCAAAACACAAAAACGTTCGGTGCGCAACTTGACGAAAAGATAAGCAAAACGTAGAATGATTTTTGTAAATGCGCCGGGGGCCACCCAACGCCAGTTCGGTGTGCTTGTGAACCGC
The Chloroflexota bacterium DNA segment above includes these coding regions:
- a CDS encoding isoamylase early set domain-containing protein, with translation MIRREHTSNPNTVLIAFEYPAATRARQVHLVGDFNEWDELATPMGKDKRTGIWTVQLELARGREYQFRYLVDQSIWHNDWHADRFVPNIHGSDNSVVSA